A genomic region of Deltaproteobacteria bacterium contains the following coding sequences:
- a CDS encoding WYL domain-containing protein yields the protein MFVLDRIKMLNLTDERFTLRKNFHLDDFMRHSFKVMHDELYTAKVRISPGWARRVGEKIWRESQKITKLPDGSLEITFRVAGLDEIKRWILSFGPETLVLEPEKLKEMVRKDLSRNLAQYSNSPVSMNLMKEIRAVCHGTRG from the coding sequence ATGTTCGTCCTGGACCGGATCAAGATGCTCAACCTTACCGATGAGCGCTTCACCCTGCGCAAGAATTTTCACCTGGATGATTTCATGCGCCACAGCTTCAAGGTGATGCACGATGAGCTTTACACGGCAAAGGTCAGGATCTCTCCCGGCTGGGCCCGGCGGGTAGGGGAGAAGATCTGGCGCGAGAGCCAGAAGATTACCAAGCTACCCGACGGTAGCCTGGAGATTACCTTCCGAGTTGCCGGCCTGGATGAAATCAAGCGCTGGATTTTGAGTTTTGGCCCAGAGACCCTTGTCTTGGAGCCGGAAAAGCTCAAAGAAATGGTTCGTAAGGATCTATCCAGGAATTTGGCTCAATATTCAAATAGCCCTGTTTCTATGAACTTAATGAAGGAAATTAGAGCGGTTTGCCACGGGACTCGTGGGTAG